The DNA region CTTGCCGAACAACAGCATAATGTGACGCGCGGCTGGATGGTGCTCGATGCGCTCGATCCGGAAGAATGCCACGAAAGGGTGGAGGCCTGGCGGCGCGCCGATCGCTACACCTACAAGGCCGAGACCACCGATTCGCGCACATCTCGGGAAACCGAAACCCACCGCTTCGCCCGCCAGGCGCCGGTGCAGCGCGACATACGCGCGCTGGGGCGGCGGTCGCGTTGAGTTGAAGAAGACCTGACTCTCAGCGATCCCCCGCCAGCGGGATTATGTCCCCCAATTCCTCCGCCTCCAGCTCGACGATCCAGAGATCGGGGTCGAAGCGGCGTTCGCGATCCAGCATCGCCCGCACCGCTTGCGGCTCGCTGCGCGCGAGGCGGACTTCGAACAGCCGGTCGCGGATCTCGTCTTCGCCGAAGGCGGTCTGCGGCGCCGGCGCATAGAGCGTTTCCAGACCATCGCGAAAGTGTTGGCGGATGAAGATCGCGCCCGCCTCCTCCGCGCCCTTCTTCTCCACAGCGGCGAAATCGCCGCTTGCGAAGACGCGGCGCAGAAGCGAGGAAACGAAGATGTCGGCGCGTAATCTCATCGGGGCGGTATAGAGCCTTTCCGAGTTAGATTGAAGCATTCTGTTGGCTCAAACGGAGAGGATGGTCGACCGGCCGGCGTGCGTCGTAGCCCAACTCTGCGGCCAAGCCGGCCGGTCGATCAGCCGGCCCGTTTCAGCCAACATCCCGCAGATTTGCCTGGCAAAACTGCAAGACTTTGGAATCGCCGGACCCACTTTGTCGCTTCGCCACTGCGAAGCGGTGCGGCCGGTGGGCCGGGCATGTTTCCGCCAGGATCAAAGGCGATCGGCTCGGACGTACCTGGGGTATGCCCGTCGCCAATCGCCTTTGCCCTGACGAAAACCTGCTCCGGCAGAATGCTTCAATCTAACCCGGAAAACCTCTAAGACCGGCGCGCCGGGGCCGGCAATCCGCAACCGAGCTTTGGCGGATGCGTCAGACCTTGACCGCCAACCGCAAGCCGCCCCAATGGCGGCCCCTGACGGTGATCGGCGCGGAGATATCCTTCATCATCACGAAATTGCCGCCGCCCATGTCGCGCCGGTAGGTCTGGACGAGGAAAGGTGCGATGCTGCGGCCGGCGGCAAGGCCGACGCGATCGGCGAAGATGCGGCGGTTGCGGCAGTTGGCGGTGTTCCAGACGATGTCGCCCGGCCGCTGCGGCTGCGAGAACTTCCGGTTATGAGTCGGCAGATAACCGTTTTCGTCGACCGCCGCGCAGAAGGCGACGCGCTCGTCCAGGGCGACGACGGGCTCCTGGATCGGCGGCAGCAGACGGTCGGTGAGTTCGGTGAAGGCAGCCATCATCTGAACCGGATCGGTGCCAGCCATCGGCCGGTAGCGCCGGTCGAAGAGGGCGTCGAAACCGATCTGACCGTCGGCGACGGCGCGTTCGAAAACGCCTGATATCTGCCTTGCCACGGATTGTGCTTCCTCGATCCAACGGCTGTCGGCGGTCTTGACGCCGGCGCTCGCCGTCAGCTGAATCAGCGTTTCCGAGAGGCCGACGACGCTGTCGACGCGCTTTGCCGCCTGCTGCAGCCTGACATTCGAACCGGCGATCTCGCCGGACATTTCGCCGAGCTTCTGGACGAAACCGGCGCATTGTTGGTCGACCGCCTCGGTGGTGTTGGCCATGACAGTCGAACTGTCGAGAATGCGGGTGATGACATGTTCCATGCTTTCGAAGGCGCCGCGCATCGCCTCCGACTTGTCGCGCACGCCGGCGGCACTGTCGCGGGCATCACCGCCGACCGCCGACAGCCGGTCGATCTTCACCCGAAGCCCATCCAGCGTGTCCTGAATGGAGCCCGTCGCCTTCGAAGTCTGCAGCGAAAGAGCGCGCACTTCGGCGGCGACGACGGCAAAACCCTTGCCCGCATCGCCGGCGCGCGCCGCCTCGATCGCGGCGTTCAGCGCCAGGAGGTTGGTCTGGCGGGCTATGGTGCTGATCTCCTCGGCAATCTTGTCGACATCGGCAAGCGATTTCGAGAAGCTGGCGATTTCAGCACCGATGACGTTGGAGGACTGAACCATATGGCCGATCTCGGCAACGGAACCGGACATGCGGTCGGCCGACTCCTTCAGCATCTGGCGGGCTTCGGCCGCCGTGCGGTCGGTCTCGCGCAGCGACAGGGCTACCGAGCGATTGGTCTCGGCAATCGAAAGTGCGGTGCTGGTGACATGATCGAAGGCGGAGGCGTGGCGCGCCGACATCGCCGCCATGTCCTGGATGGCGCCGGCAATATCGACGAGATCGATGCCAAGGGTGGAGGCTTCTTCGGCAAGGCGCTGCAGGATGTGGCGCAATCCCTCGCGATCAGGGCTTTCCGCTTCGACCGTCGGTTCTCCGGTCAGATCGTCTATCGCCTTCAGCGCATGCATGACCGACATTCCCCCGCCGCAATTGGCAAAGCTTCGGACAACATGGTTAACAAGTTGCAAACGAAGCTGGGGTCTTAGACTTAGGGTGTACATGGCGCGAACGCCTTAGATCGCACCGATTTCCTTCAACTTCTTCAGCACCGCCTCGTTCGGCTCGCCGTTTTCGGGGAGGTTGTAGTGCTTCTGGAAGTGGCGGATGGCGGCGCGAGTCTGCTCGCCGGCCACACCGTCGACGCCAACGTTGGCATAGGCCATATTGGAAAGGCCCTTCTGGATCTTCAGCACCAGGTCGACGGTGGCAAGCTCGCTCGATGGAAGCTGCTTTGCGGCTGACGGAGCCGTCTTGACGGTCTTTTCGGCGCTGCGGATCGCAGCAGCGACCGGGTCCTCCGCCGCCGCCTTCGAGGTGACATCCTCACGCGGTTTTTCCACGGGCACGGTCGAGGGGCCGGCAGCGTCGGTCTTCAGCGCGGCCAGCACCTCCGGCGTCGCTTCCCCGGTCTGGGCCATGCCGACGGTCTCCTGGAAGAACAGGATGGCGGCACTGGTGCGGGGGCCGATGATGCCGTCAGCGATGCCGTTATAGAGGCCGCGGCGCACTAGCTGCTGCTGGATGTCCATGACCAGCTCGCTCGGCTGCTGAGCGGGTGCGGCCGGCACCGGCGTCCCGCTGGTGGTGGCGGCATCCTCCGGCCGTTCGATCCGGAAGGTGGTGACGTCAGCCGGTTGTTCGTCGGCCGGACGGCGCGCGCCGAGCACGTTTGGGGACTGCGGGTCACGGGTGCGGAAAATCGGGTGCGGATGCAGGCCAGGCTGATACCAGAGGGCATTGGCCGCAACGAAGGAGAAGATGACGAAGAAGGCGATCATGCCGCCGGCGACCGACGGATTGCGGCCAATGACGCCGCCGAGCGCGGACGCCCCCTGCAGCCCGAGACCACCCAGCGCGGATGCGCCCTGCAGGCCGAGGCCGCCGAGAGCGGCCGCACCGGACACGACAAGGCCCGGCTGCTGCCGTCGCTTCTTTCCCTTAGGCGATTTTCGCTTGCGCGCGGCCATCGAAAAGCCCCTCTTCCAGTTCTGCTCCGGTACCGACCGCGTCCTTCAGCCGCGGCGGAAATTCGACGGTCGCGCCATGACCGGCGTGTTCGGCGCGCCGGGCGCCCGAGCCA from Rhizobium sp. NLR16a includes:
- a CDS encoding DUF1491 family protein; translation: MRLRADIFVSSLLRRVFASGDFAAVEKKGAEEAGAIFIRQHFRDGLETLYAPAPQTAFGEDEIRDRLFEVRLARSEPQAVRAMLDRERRFDPDLWIVELEAEELGDIIPLAGDR
- a CDS encoding methyl-accepting chemotaxis protein; the protein is MHALKAIDDLTGEPTVEAESPDREGLRHILQRLAEEASTLGIDLVDIAGAIQDMAAMSARHASAFDHVTSTALSIAETNRSVALSLRETDRTAAEARQMLKESADRMSGSVAEIGHMVQSSNVIGAEIASFSKSLADVDKIAEEISTIARQTNLLALNAAIEAARAGDAGKGFAVVAAEVRALSLQTSKATGSIQDTLDGLRVKIDRLSAVGGDARDSAAGVRDKSEAMRGAFESMEHVITRILDSSTVMANTTEAVDQQCAGFVQKLGEMSGEIAGSNVRLQQAAKRVDSVVGLSETLIQLTASAGVKTADSRWIEEAQSVARQISGVFERAVADGQIGFDALFDRRYRPMAGTDPVQMMAAFTELTDRLLPPIQEPVVALDERVAFCAAVDENGYLPTHNRKFSQPQRPGDIVWNTANCRNRRIFADRVGLAAGRSIAPFLVQTYRRDMGGGNFVMMKDISAPITVRGRHWGGLRLAVKV
- a CDS encoding peptidoglycan-binding domain-containing protein, with translation MAARKRKSPKGKKRRQQPGLVVSGAAALGGLGLQGASALGGLGLQGASALGGVIGRNPSVAGGMIAFFVIFSFVAANALWYQPGLHPHPIFRTRDPQSPNVLGARRPADEQPADVTTFRIERPEDAATTSGTPVPAAPAQQPSELVMDIQQQLVRRGLYNGIADGIIGPRTSAAILFFQETVGMAQTGEATPEVLAALKTDAAGPSTVPVEKPREDVTSKAAAEDPVAAAIRSAEKTVKTAPSAAKQLPSSELATVDLVLKIQKGLSNMAYANVGVDGVAGEQTRAAIRHFQKHYNLPENGEPNEAVLKKLKEIGAI